From Drosophila virilis strain 15010-1051.87 chromosome X, Dvir_AGI_RSII-ME, whole genome shotgun sequence, the proteins below share one genomic window:
- the LOC6631477 gene encoding gamma-aminobutyric acid receptor subunit alpha-2, with amino-acid sequence MIMLRLLASCVIYVCLLDRAQSISTVGTPGDKVSVSGTAQSTKMPLITSEFKASRIYESFRALSTVPASSMVKSRLTRRLVNDTAALKASGPGRSARPRTASADMLSRNISSILENLLKRYEQSQLPTHGQGLPTVVRTNILIRSMGPVSELDMDYSMDCYFRQYWRDKRLSFQGPIKSLSLSIKMLDKIWRPDTYFYNGKHSHIHTITVPNKLLRLDQDGGILYSMRLTIKATCPMELKNFPMDRQSCPLIIGSYGYTNQQLVYEWQNHDDAVSFVPGMTLNQFDLISMMHRNFTSTRREGDFSVLHVAFNLKRHTGYFLIQVYVPCILIVVLSWVSFWIHREATSDRVGLCVTAVLTLSTISLDSRTDLPKVKYATALDWFLLMSFLYCIATLLEFAGVHYFTKLGSGEFPRLEDEWEDVGALGFSSGEIADAAEASDDSEPANSDSDVFVFADHDALHCELPLPAELNGSGYPKHSTFSCPIYNNQQQAPAHIFPKLSSHASTMERTTQTEPPAVSRMRQMWLCLKGDLKFRKQRERDAAAEKSGQGRGASYVNSISLIDQVARVAFPMTFALFNLLYWLAYGMYKKEFSWSMIKA; translated from the exons atgattatgttGCGGTTGTTAGCCAG CTGCGTAATTTACGTATGCCTACTCGATCGTGCTCAAAGCATTTCCACAGTTGGCACACCTGGTGATAAGGTGTCGGTGTCTGGAACGGCACAGTCAACAAAAATGCCGTTAATAACCAGCGAGTTCAAGGCCAGTCGCATATACGAGTCCTTTCGGGCACTCTCAACCGTGCCAGCAAGCAGCATGGTCAAAAGTCGCCTAACTCGGCGGCTTGTGAATGATACGGCTGCTCTTAAGGCTAGCGGGCCGGGGCGTTCAGCGCGGCCGCGCACCGCCTCAGCGGATATGCTTAGCCGGAATATATCAAGCATTTTGGAGAATCTACTAAAGCGTTACGAGCAATCCCAACTGCCCACACATGGCCAGGGCCTGCCGACTGTGGTTCGCACCAATATACTTATACGCAGCATGGGACCCGTGTCGGAGCTGGATATGGACTACTCCATGGATTGCTATTTTCGTCAGTATTGGCGCGACAAGCGGCTGAGTTTTCAGGGGCCCATTAAGAGCTTATCGCTGAGCATTAAAATGCTGGACAAGATCTGGCGACCCGACACATACTTCTACAATGGCAAACACTCGCATATACACACAATTACCGTGCCCAATAAGCTGCTGCGACTGGACCAGGATGGCGGCATACTCTACTCAATGCG GTTAACCATTAAAGCCACTTGCCCGATGGAGCTGAAGAACTTTCCCATGGATCGACAGTCCTGTCCACTTATCATAGGCAGCT ATGGCTACACCAATCAGCAACTGGTATATGAGTGGCAAAATCATGATGATGCTGTCTCCTTTGTGCCGGGTATGACCCTTAACCAGTTCGATTTGATCAGCATGATGCACCGCAATTTCACATCCACCCGTCGCGAGGGCGACTTTAGTGTGTTGCATGTGGCATTCAATCTGAAGCGGCACACGGGCTATTTTCTAATACAG GTCTATGTGCCCTGCATATTGATTGTGGTGCTTTCCTGGGTCTCCTTCTGGATACATCGCGAGGCCACCAGCGATCGCGTTGGCCTCTGTGTGACGGCTGTGCTAACGCTGTCGACCATTAGCCTGGACTCACGCACCGATCTGCCCAAGGTCAAGTATGCGACGGCTCTGGACTGGTTTCTGCTCATGAGCTTTCTATATTGCATTGCCACGCTCTTGGAATTTGCCGGCGTACACTACTTCACCAAGCTGGGTAGCGGCGAGTTTCCGCGGCTGGAGGATGAGTGGGAGGATGTTGGTGCCTTGGGCTTTTCCTCGGGCGAAATTGCCGATGCCGCCGAGGCCAGCGATGACAGCGAACCAGCCAACTCGGATAGCGATGTATTTGTCTTTGCCGACCACGATGCACTTCACTGTGAGCTGCCGTTGCCAGCCGAGCTGAATGGCAGCGGCTACCCCAAACATAGCACGTTTAGCTGCCCCATTTATAAT AATCAGCAGCAGGCGCCCGCCCACATATTTCCCAAACTCTCGTCGCATGCCTCGACCATGGAGCGCACCACACAAACTGAGCCGCCCGCCGTTTCACGAATGCGACAGATGTGGCTCTGTCTCAAAGGGGACCTCAAGTTTCGCAAGCAACGCGAACGCGATGCCGCCGCCGAGAAGAGCGGCCAGGGACGTGGCGCCAGTTATGTGAACAGCATATCATTGATTGATCAAGTTGCACGTGTTGCCTTCCCCATGACCTTTGCCTTGTTCAATTTGCTCTACTGGCTGGCCTATGGCATGTATAAGAAAGAGTTTTCCTGGTCCATGATTAAAGCCTAA
- the Lcch3 gene encoding gamma-aminobutyric acid receptor subunit beta-like, translating into MTSFGHLGVCYSLLLLVLSAQLSLVRCKRKEMLAGRLENVTQTISKILQGYDIRLRPNFGGEPLHVGMDLTIASFDAISEVNMDYTITMYLNQYWRDERLAFNIYGPYYDSDADDDGVNDVLTLSGDFAEKIWVPDTFFANDKNSFLHDVTERNKLVRLGGDGAVTYGMRFTTTLACMMDLHYYPLDSQNCTVEIESYGYTVSDVVMYWKPTPVRGVEDAELPQFTIIGYETNDRKERLATGVYQRLSLSFKLQRNIGYFVFQTYLPSILIVMLSWVSFWINHEATSARVALGITTVLTMTTISTGVRSSLPRISYVKAIDIYLVMCFVFVFAALLEYAAVNYTYWGKRAKKKIKKLKDCDRHKIGKLEKSETCSTTEDIIELQDVRMSPIPSLRKGNYNVTLGSIGTETMDLAKFPPSFRITRNYGTGRSQLRHRGQRGISTRPRVMHAIKKSASAIRATLPKIKDVNIIDKYSRLIFPISFCAFNLGYWIFYILE; encoded by the exons ATGACTAGTTTTGGCCACCTGGGCGTATGTTACAGCCTGCTGCTGTTAGTGCTGAGCGCCCAGCTATCATTAGTACG ATGCAAGCGAAAAGAAATGCTCGCAGGCCGCTTAGAGAATGTAACCCAGACGATctcaaaaatattgcaaggCTATGATATACGGCTGCGGCCCAATTTTGGCGGCGAGCCATTACACGTGGGCATGGATTTGACTATAGCAAGTTTTGATGCGATCTCCGAAGTTAATATG GACTATACTATAACAATGTATTTGAATCAGTATTGGCGCGACGAGCGCCTGGCTTTCAACATCTACGGACCGTACTATGATTCCGATGCAGACGACGATGGGGTCAACGATGTGCTGACGCTATCTGGTGACTTTGCCGAGAAGATCTGGGTCCCAGACACATTCTTTGCCAACGATAAGAACAG CTTCCTACATGATGTCACTGAGCGCAATAAGTTGGTGCGCCTCGGTGGCGACGGCGCCGTTACCTATGGCATGCGCTTTACCACGACACTCGCCTGCATGATGGATTTGCACTATTACCCACTGGACTCGCAGAATTGCACCGTGGAAATTGAGAGCT acGGGTACACGGTCAGCGATGTGGTCATGTACTGGAAGCCAACACCGGTACGCGGCGTGGAGGACGCCGAACTGCCACAGTTTACGATCATTGGCTATGAGACAAACGATAGGAAGGAGCGGCTGGCCACTGGGGTCTATCAACGGCTGTCACTCTCCTTTAAATTGCAGCGCAATATTGGATACTTTGTGTTCCAGACATACTTGCCCAGCATACTGATCGTGATGCTATCTTGGGTATCATTCTGGATTAATCACGAGGCGACGAGCGCACGAGTTGCCCTTGGGATCACAACGGTGCTGACCATGACCACGATCAGCACGGGGGTACGCAGCTCCTTGCCCCGCATCTCCTACGTGAAGGCCATTGACATTTATTTGGTGATGTGCTTCGTGTTCGTGTTTGCGGCTCTCCTGGAATACGCTGCTGTCAATTATACATATTGGGGCAAGCGGGCCAAAAAGAAGATTAAAAAGCTGAAGGATTGTGATCGACATAAAATAG GTAAATTGGAAAAGTCCGAAACGTGTTCAACCACAGAAGATATTATTGAGCTGCAGGACGTACGCATGAGTCCTATACCTTCGTTGCGCAAAGGTAACTACAATGTAACCCTCGGCTCCATTGGCACCGAGACCATGGACTTGGCCAAGTTTCCGCCAAGTTTTCGTATTACCCGCAACTATGGCACTGGTCGCAGTCAGCTCCGACATCGCGGCCAAAGGG GAATCTCTACGCGTCCACGAGTTATGCATGCCATTAAAAAGAGCGCCTCTGCCATTAGGGCGACATTACCAAAGATCAAAGACGTTAACATTATTGACAAGTATTCGCGCTTGATATTCCCGATTAGCTTCTGCGCTTTCAATCTTGGCTACTGGATCTTCTACATATTAGAATAG
- the Lrp4 gene encoding low-density lipoprotein receptor-related protein 4 — MYLLALPFCPLVCLLCLCLGFGNLTYGLGEQYERGISNRAGGPENTQERPQNWYQSAHPRTANGNGHGVHEEELADELLHKEDDHDYLSVSDYPPHQDHEHEHEHGHEHDPEHDHEHDHEHDHDHGLDNIDEHLEDNEDSDKLYGHVFTKEPMMPHKHNVMTGSGTTSTGDTPKFRNVGAQGGRGDMYVVRESDRQANTRGRDGFVAGASNKQKGFRPFANRVVVHDDPRQLGQPGDGFSAPPSTGCHNSCEELQWQCSNCQCIESIGRCNREVQCTDGSDEFDCDNMDDMMSKLQKQCEQSGLHVMCPKTYRCINKDWLCDGDDDCGDYSDETHCGARTNCTEDQFECQNGFCIPRQWLCDGENDCKDFSDEVHCNRSSCTDEHFTCNDGYCISLAFRCDGERDCDDNSDELKCPAVINSCPEGEFKCRGGLGGAGGPSGQCILNRFRCDGDNDCGDWSDEENCQQKPSQCTSGEYKCADGTCIPKRWKCDKEQDCDGGEDENDCGNMSPEHPPTCGPDEFTCHNGRCILRTWLCDGYPDCSSAEDEVDCHLLCDPGQFLCPAKKNITNLKICVHQKHVCDGQNDCPLGEDEVNCPVEQQCPEPRQCEQLCIKSARGRDECACRLGYLMNANKRNCTDIDECQYLTSPVCSQKCHNTLGSFVCSCEMGYILRPDLRTCKALGGAMTLLVANRWDIRRVTLSNNRYMAIVKGLHNAIALDFHYRKGLMFWSDVSTDVIKMVYINGTRVRDVIKWGLESPGGIAVDWVHDLLFWTDSGTRRVEVSNFQGNLRTVIASSDLDKPRAIVIHPGEALAFWSDWGPNPKIERAHMDGSQRQVIISKGVTWPNGLAIDYPNSKIYWADAKQHAIECSNLDGSERNKVLSTHLPHPFALTIFEDTMYWTDWNTKTVSAANKITGKGFRSVHENFHFPMDIHAYHPARQPDYQDRCQKDRRGLRGGCSHLCLPNKTSRRCGCPIGLSLKDDGKTCKSAPDKLVLVARRKDIRLRQLNSKPSGPNEVDMIVPLDNLKHAVALDWCSETDFIYWTDVERSSINKAHLNGSYQQRVVHSNLVSPVGLALDWITDKLYWTDPSTNRIEVATTNGKMRTLLVWEKLDKPRDIVVNPIDGLMFWSDWGEEAMIERANMDGASRVIIASKKLIWPNGLAIDYDQHKLYFVDGGTKTLENMNFDGSSRKVIINGLGHPFGLDVSGGRVYWTDWDTKSAMSADKMTGKSVATVIANTSDLMDIRVFHRMRRRVYNACDKQNGGCSHLCLLNPTSFTCACAVGVQLREDGRTCSEGPSKYILFAHRIDIRQISLDFDHLIDVVLPLPPISNAVALDVDQKTGYIFWSDTIENVIMSSSPDGLHVHKVIGESLENPDGLVVDSIGRAIYWADAGRHTIEVATLEGNHRHVIAYKDLESPRGLALDYEAGLLFWTDWGHYRKIERSHLDGNERSRIVTANLGWPNGLSLDLKSKRIYWVDARLKTIDSCDYTGNQRKLIMSSLHHPYALALTEDFIYWTDWKSKALHMADRRNTSAKRDVMTNIDGLMDIKVIVKHQLMTENVCGHNNGGCSHLCLRNPAGFTCQCPTGLRLRENSTTECQNLPDDYLLIALRSGIGMISLNSGDYMDVVLPINGVHGAVVLDYHYRNNWLFFADVNLDVIRRVNLLNFTDSKVVVSTELLTPNGIAVDWIADNLYWSDTDRKLIEVARLDGSCRKKLITDDLGDPRSLIVHPSKAYLFWSDWNSPSKIERSILDGSNRTAIVTSGIGFPTGLTIDFTNRRLLWADALEDNIGQVDFNGKRRQTIVPYAPHPFGLTMFESNIYWTDWYNKSVYRSQRVPRMGYSYPFEVRDALSGALDIRAVSLQRQAKSWNQCAQDNGGCSHLCFYRAVDYVCACPDRMESDRRACSTTPKEMVQARLESDQPDYSDELTDDTGSTENQNNNNQLDDDIKNKENSEREFFVLVALGVVIVMVIIIMLVIFMLAFNTNRKKAKRNSRGSSRSVLTFSNPNYNVDGTPMEPKTNIWKRFKYDKSHERTGVYEERSLTTETASSSLFVPTPSPMASPSTKTMQLTTLSTIT, encoded by the exons ATGTATTTGCTAGCCTTGCCGTTTTGCCCTTTGGTGTGCCTGCTATGCTTGT GTTTGGGATTTGGCAATTTGACTTACGGACTTGGGGAACAATATGAGCGTGGCATAAGCAACCGCGCTGGCGGTCCAGAAAATACCCAAGAGCGTCCTCAGAACTGGTATCAATCGGCTCATCCACGAACTGCGAACGGAAATGGACACGGTGTGCATGAGGAAGAGTTGGCCGATGAGCTGCTGCATAAGGAAGATGATCACGACTATCTCTCCGTATCCGACTATCCACCACATCAGGACCACGAGCATGAACACGAGCATGGACATGAGCACGATCCTGAGCATGATCATGAACATGATCATGAACATGATCATGATCATGGGCTTGACAACATTGATGAACATTTGGAGGACAATGAGGATAGTGACAAATTGTATGGACACGTATTTACCAAGGAACCAATGATGCCCCACAAGCACAACGTCATGACGGGCTCAGGGACTACCAGCACCGGCGATACCCCAAAGTTCCGTAACGTAGGTGCACAGGGCGGACGGGGCGATATGTATGTGGTGCGTGAGTCGGATAGACAGGCCAATACACGTGGTCGCGATGGTTTTGTCGCCGGCGCCAGTAACAAGCAGAAGGGCTTTCGGCCATTCGCCAACCGGGTTGTTGTCCACGATGATCCCCGACAACTGGGCCAGCCCGGCGATGGCTTCAGCGCACCGCCGTCCACTGGCTGCCACAATAGCTGCGAGGAGTTGCAGTGGCAGTGCAGCAATTGTCAGTGCATCGAATCAATTGGCCGTTGCAATCGCGAGGTGCAGTGCACCGATGGCTCCGACGAGTTCGATTGCGACAATATGGATGACATGATGTCCAAGCTGCAAAAGCAATGCGAGCAGAGCGGACTGCATGTCATGTGCCCGAAGACCTATCGCTGCATCAATAAGGACTGGCTCTGCGACGGTGATGACGACTGCGGCGATTACTCGGATGAGACGCACTGTGGCGCGCGAACCAACTGCACGGAGGATCAATTTGAGTGCCAGAACGGCTTCTGCATTCCGCGGCAATGGCTATGCGATGGTGAAAACGATTGCAAGGATTTTTCGGACGAGGTGCACTGCAatcgcagcagctgcaccgATGAGCATTTCACCTGCAACGATGGCTACTGCATTTCCCTGGCCTTTCGCTGTGACGGCGAACGCGACTGCGATGACAATTCGGACGAGCTGAAGTGCCCGGCCGTGATCAACAGCTGCCCGGAGGGTGAGTTTAAGTGCCGTGGTGGTCTCGGCGGAGCCGGTGGACCCAGCGGCCAATGCATACTGAATCGCTTTCGCTGCGACGGCGACAATGATTGCGGCGACTGGAGCGACGAGGAGAATTGCCAACAGAAGCCATCGCAATGCACATCCGGCGAATACAAGTGTGCGGATGGCACGTGCATTCCCAAGCGTTGGAAGTGCGACAAGGAGCAGGACTGTGACGGCGGCGAGGATGAGAACGATTGCGGCAATATGAGTCCAGAGCATCCACCGACCTGCGGTCCCGACGAGTTCACCTGTCACAATGGCCGTTGTATTTTG CGTACCTGGCTCTGCGATGGCTATCCGGATTGCTCATCAGCGGAGGACGAGGTGGACTGTCATTTGCTGTGCGATCCCGGCCAATTTCTTTGCCCGGCCAAGAAGAACATCACCAACCTAAA AATTTGCGTACACCAGAAACATGTCTGCGATGGCCAAAACGATTGTCCACTCGGCGAGGATGAAGTCAACTGTCCCGTAGAGCAACAATGTCCCGAGCCAAGGCAGTGCGAGCAGCTGTGCATCAAATCGGCTCGAGGACGAGATGAATGCGCCTGTCGTTTGGGTTATCTAATGAATGCGAATAAGCGCAA CTGCACGGACATCGACGAATGCCAATATCTGACAAGTCCCGTCTGCTCACAGAAGTGCCACAACACATTGGGCTCGTTCGTGTGCTCCTGTGAGATGGGCTATATATTGCGGCCAGACTTGCGCACCTGCAAGGCGCTGGGCGGGGCGATGACGCTGCTCGTGGCCAACCGATGGGATATACGGCGCGTGACGCTGAGCAACAATCGTTATATGGCCATAGTAAAGGGGCTACACAATGCAATTGCCTTGGACTTTCATTATCGCAAGGGTCTTATGTTCTGGTCCGATGTCTCTACCGATGTAatcaaaatggtatacatcAACGGAACACGGGTGCGTGATGTTATCAAGTGGGGTTTGGAGTCGCCGGGAGGTATTGCCGTCGATTGGGTGCACGATCTTTTGTTTTGGACAGACTCGGGCACTCGGCGCGTTGAGGTCTCAAATTTTCAGGGTAATTTGCGTACGGTAATTGCTTCAAGCGATTTGGATAAGCCGCGTGCCATTGTCATACATCCGGGCGAGGCCCTGGCATTCTGGAGCGACTGGGGTCCTAATCCGAAGATTGAACGCGCCCACATGGATGGCTCGCAGCGACAAGTGATTATTTCGAAAGGTGTCACCTGGCCCAATGGCCTGGCCATCGATTATCCCAATAGCAAAATATATTGGGCCGATGCCAAGCAGCATGCCATCGAGTGCTCCAACCTGGATGGCAGCGAGCGCAACAAGGTGCTTAGCACACATCTACCTCATCCGTTTGCTCTAACCATCTTTGAGGATACCATGTACTGGACCGACTGGAACACAAAGACTGTCTCGGCTGCAAACAAGATAACCGGAAAAGGCTTTCGATCGGTGCACGAGAACTTTCACTTCCCCATGGACATACACGCCTACCATCCGGCACGGCAGCCGGACTATCAGGATCGTTGCCAGAAGGACAGACGTGGCCTGCGCGGCGGCTGCTCCCATTTGTGTCTGCCAAACAAGACATCCCGCCGCTGCGGCTGTCCCATCGGGCTCTCGCTAAAGGACGACGGCAAGACCTGCAAGAGCGCACCAGACAAGCTTGTGCTAGTCGCGCGGCGCAAGGACATTCGCCTGCGCCAGCTAAACAGCAAACCCTCCGGTCCGAACGAGGTCGACATGATTGTGCCCCTGGATAACCTTAAGCATGCAGTTGCTCTGGACTGGTGCAGCGAAACCGATTTCATCTACTGGACCGACGTGGAGCGTAGCTCCATCAATAAGGCCCATCTAAATGGCAGCTATCAGCAGCGCGTCGTGCACTCGAATTTAGTTTCGCCCGTTGGCCTGGCACTCGACTGGATCACCGATAAGCTGTACTGGACGGATCCCTCAACGAATCGCATCGAAGTGGCCACCACAAATGGCAAAATGCGCACGCTGCTTGTCTGGGAAAAATTGGATAAGCCACGCGATATTGTTGTCAATCCGATAG ATGGTCTTATGTTCTGGTCGGACTGGGGTGAAGAGGCAATGATCGAGCGAGCCAATATGGACGGTGCCAGTCGTGTCATAATAGCGTCTAAAAAACTCATTTGGCCCAATGGACTCGCCATCGATTATGATCAACACAAACTGTACTTTGTCGACGGCGGCACCAAAACCCTGGAGAACATGAACTTTGATGGCAGTAGCCGCAAGGTTATTATCA ATGGACTGGGCCATCCTTTTGGACTGGATGTGAGCGGTGGTCGTGTGTACTGGACCGATTGGGATACCAAATCGGCGATGAGTGCCGATAAAATGACGGGCAAGAGCGTCGCCACTGTTATCGCAAACACCAGTGACCTAATGGATATACGGGTCTTCCATCGGATGCGCCGGCGGGTTTACAACGCGTGTGACAAGCAGAATGGCGGCTGTTCCCACCTTTGTCTCCTAAATCCAACTAGCTTCACGTGCGCCTGTGCCGTTGGGGTGCAGCTAAGGGAAGATGGTCGTACGTGCTCGGAGGGGCCTTCTAAATATATTCTCTTTGCCCATCGCATCGATATCAGGCAAATCTCTTTAGACTTTGACCATCTAATCGATGTGGTACTCCCATTGCCGCCGATCTCCAATGCAGTTGCTCTCGATGTTGACCAGAAGACGGGCTATATTTTCTGGTCAGACACCATTGAGAATGTCATCATGAGCTCCAGTCCAGATGGCTTGCATGTGCATAAGGTGATCGGCGAAAGCCTGGAGAATCCGGACGGACTAGTTGTCGACTCCATTGGACGCGCAATCTATTGGGCCGACGCAGGTCGTCACACAATTGAAGTGGCCACCCTTGAGGGCAACCATCGACATGTCATTGCGTATAAGGATCTGGAATCACCGCGTGGATTGGCCCTCGACTATGAAGCTGGTCTACTCTTTTGGACCGACTGGGGACACTATCGGAAAATCGAGCGTTCACACCTGGACGGCAACGAGCGCTCTCGCATTGTGACCGCCAATTTGGGCTGGCCAAACGGGCTCTCACTGGATCTGAAGAGCAAACGCATCTACTGGGTGGATGCGCGCCTAAAGACCATAGATTCATGTGACTACACGGGCAACCAACGCAAGTTGATCATGTCATCTCTACACCATCCCTATGCACTGGCACTCACCGAGGACTTCATCTATTGGACCGACTGGAAGTCCAAGGCCCTGCACATGGCTGATCGACGCAACACAAGCGCCAAGCGCGACGTCATGACCAACATTGATGGGTTAATGGACATTAAAGTGATTGTTAAGCATCAACTGATGACGGAGAATGTTTGCGGTCACAACAACGGCGGCTGCTCACATCTCTGCCTGCGCAATCCTGCGGGCTTCACATGCCAGTGCCCCACTGGACTCAGGTTGCGCGAGAATAGTACAACGGAATGCCAAAATTTGCCAGAC GATTATCTACTGATTGCGCTGCGCTCGGGCATCGGCATGATCTCTTTGAATAGTGGGGACTACATGGACGTGGTGCTGCCTATCAATGGAGTTCACGGAGCAGTTGTCCTGGACTATCACTATCGCAACAATTGGCTCTTCTTCGCTGATGTCAATCTGGACGTCATTCGCCGCGTGAATCTGCTTAATTTCACCGACAGCAAGGTGGTGGTCAGCACCGAGCTGCTTACTCCGAATGGCATTGCAGTTGACTGGATTGCCGATAATCTCTATTGGTCGGACACGGATCGCAAGCTGATTGAAGTGGCGCGCCTCGATGGCAGCTGCCGCAAGAAGCTCATCACTGACGATTTGGGCGATCCGCGCTCTCTTATCGTGCATCCATCCAAGGC CTATCTTTTCTGGTCGGACTGGAACTCACCGTCGAAAATCGAACGCAGTATTTTGGATGGCTCAAATCGCACAGCGATTGTGACATCTGGCATTGGTTTTCCCACGGGCCTGACCATCGATTTTAC CAATCGACGTTTGCTTTGGGCCGATGCGCTTGAGGACAATATTGGCCAGGTGGATTTCAATGGAAAACGCCGTCAGACTATTGTGCCGTATGCCCCACACCCATTCGGCCTGACCATG TTCGAGAGCAACATATACTGGACCGATTGGTACAACAAGTCCGTGTACCGCTCACAGCGGGTACCACGCATGGGCTATAGCTATCCATTCGAAGTGCGCGACGCTCTGAGTGGTGCGCTGGACATACGCGCCGTCTCGCTACAGCGCCAGGCAAAGAGCTGGAATCAGTGCGCCCAGGATAATGGGGGCTGTTCGCATCTGTGCTTCTACCGTGCCGTCGATTATGTGTGCGCCTGTCCGGATCGAATGGAGAGCGATAGACGCGCATGTTCTACCACGCCCAAAGAGATGGTCCAGGCACGCCTCGAGAGCGATCAACCCGATTACTCGGACGAGCTGACAGATGACACCGGATCAACTGAGAACCAGAATAACAATAACCAGCTCGACGATGACATCAAGAACAAGGAGAACAGCGAGCGCGAGTTCTTTGTGCTCGTAGCGCTCGGCGTTGTCATTGTGATGGTCATCATCATAATGCTCGTCATATTCA TGCTTGCTTTTAATACAAATCGCAAAAAGGCGAAGCGCAACTCACGAGGATCCAGCCGCTCAGTACTGACCTTCTCCAATCCTAACTATAACGTGGACGGCACACCTATGGAGCCTAAGACAAACATCTGGAAACGTTTCAAATATGACAAATCGCAC GAACGCACCGGAGTGTACGAGGAGCGCAGTCTAACCACGGAAACTGCCTCGTCCAGCCTGTTTGTGCCAACGCCCTCCCCGATGGCTTCGCCGTCGACAAAGACTATGCAACTGACAACGCTCTCGACTATCACATAA